GAGAAAGATAAAACTTTAAGAAATAAAGTCATAAAATTACTTCGTAAGTACTACTATTTAATTTATCGTGCTGTAAAAAAATGCAGTAATAAAGAGATTATAAAAAGATATCTTGATATGGATGTAGTTGAGATATCTACAGAAAAAAGATTGGATGGTGCAGTATATCTATATTTTGTTATGTACTGTTATACAAAAAAAGTAGATTATAATCATATATCCTTTATTGTAAATGATATAAAAAACTATTGTCTATACAGTCCTATGACAACGGATATACATAAAGAGATAGATAATAATTATAAAGAAATACAGGATATTAAGTCCCTGGTAAAAGAACACTATGGTGAATTTTCTAATTATAAAGATATTTTGTACTGTGAAAATGATGAGGTTATGGATGTAGATGGTATAATAGAAAATATCTTTATGATAAATAAAATTGACATTACTCAATTTTTTGATGAATCTGAAGAAATAAATATTGATAATATAATTTTAGCCTGCATAAAATGCGGCAATAAAGATTTAAAAACTAAAGATATAATGCAAGGTTTAGTTAATGGAATTTATATTCAGTCTTTTATCAATGAATATAAAAAAGCCAGAGGGACATATTACAAAAATAGCCAGGAAACGTTATACTTTAAATTAGATACTCTAGAAAAAAAAGTTAATGCTCTTGAAAGTGAACATAAAGAGATGAAGGCCAAAATTGATTCTCTTAGAAGTGAAAAGGAAGCATTTGACAAAACTTTAAGCAATGAGATAAATAAATTAAATAAAGTTCATAATTCAGAGATATTTGATGTAAAAAAAGATATGAGAATTCTTGAGCATGAATTAGATAGAGAAAAAGAGTATAGAGCTGAATTAAATAGTTTAAGGGAATATATGTTTCAGGTAAAGAATGAATATGTGCCTATTAAATCAGACAAGGACTTAGATTATTATATTAAGGACAAAAATATTCTAATAATAGGTGGTAGTAAATATTGGAGAATGAAGTTTAAAGAAAAGTATGAGCAGATACGTACTCTAAATGGATTTAATGAAAATTTTGATACAAGCATTTTAAAAAATGTAGATTATGTATTTTTTTATACTGGACTTATGAGTCATTCTACCTATAATAAAGCTATGAAAATTATTAGAATCAATCAAATTAAATTTGGATACATTGGAAAGACCAATATGGATCTTGTGGAAGAGGAAATTATTGAAGAGTTGAAAAAATGTGACATAGGGAGGAAAGCAAATTCATCAGATTAAAATGATTTTTGATGAATATAGATAGTTATGGAGATAGCTGTATTTCTAAATGATAAGGGTAAAACAATATCTTTTAATGAAAGTGGTATATTGAATATATATTCAAATAAAGAAGGAAAATGGGAGGTAATAGGGAAAAAATCCTTTGATATTACTAATATAGAAGATGAGGATGCACGTTGTGAAAAGATAAAAAATATGGCGGAATCTTTAGGACAATGTAAAGTTATTATAGCTGCAGAGGTTAAAGATGTTTTCTATACAATTTTGGATTGTATGGACTTCGATATTTGGACAATCGATGGAGTGCCAGAAGAATTTTTGGAATATGTGTTTAGAATGGAACAAGAAGAGAAAATTGAAAAAATAAGCAGAGAAAATGCACCTAAACCTGTACAAAAAGGACAAACTTCTAATTATTATATAGATCTTAGAAGTGTTATGGAGGGTAATGAAAAAGTTAGTTCCAAACAAGTACTTTTACCATTTTTTCAAAGTGTAAAGTTTAAAGAATTAGAGATTTACTGTACTCACGTGCCACGTTGGTTTGAAGATAAATTTAAAAAATTAAATTTAAGGTTTTATGCTGAGTTTATAAGTGAAGGTCTAGTTAAGATAAAAGTTTATCCTAAGTAAAATTTCACCTGACTAACTTGGCGTAAGTCTCCCACGCACTCTGTACAGCCTTCACACAAAATCAAAAAGAAGATTTTGGTTCTCTACTTGCACTCTGTACAGCGATTCATACCAAATACAAAATAAATTTTGTTTTGTCTGCTTGCACGCTGTGAAAGTGGGAGTTCGACGCCAAGTAAGCCATGCATTTGCAGTTCTAAAATTCAGATGGGGTAAAAGAATCCCCACCTGAATTAAGAACTTGCTTCAAAAAAACATTGACAATAGATAGTCAATAAGATAAACTGAAAATCATATAAAACATATATGCAAACGGGGATATAAATTAATAGTTTACTAAATAGTATTGTTAATTGCAAAATATGGAAATGATTATTTTCTAACTGGAAAACCGGAGGACAAATATTCTTTATTGAATTTTGTCCTCCTTTTTTAGTTGTAATTTAAATTTTAATCATTATACATAGTTATTTTATACTATTTAAAAACCTGCAATAACATTAGAAAAAAGGATGTGTTGATTATGAGATTATATTCTACTTTGTGAGATATCATAAAATTACAGTTGATTTCACCTGACTAACTTGGCGTAAGTCTCCCACGCACTCTGTACAGCCCTCACACAAAATCAAAAAGAAGATTTTGGTTCTCTGCTTGCACTCTGTACAGCGATTCATACCAAATACAAAATAAATTTTGTTTTGTCTGCTTTTCTTCAAGTGGGAGTTCGATGCCAAGTAAGCCATGCATTTGCAGTTCTAAGATTCAGATGGAGTAAAAGAATCCCCACCTGAATTAAGAACTTGTTTCAATGTAAATATTTGAATTAGAGGGTTATAACAGGGTATTAATAGAAAAATGAAGAGGTGATTTAAATGGCAATAAATCTAAATTTACCAGAACTAGATATAAGAGATAAGAGATTAGGAGCAATCATATCCTATAAGGGCTCTGCACAAGATATTTATGAAAAATCTCTAGATCGTAGTATAAAACCACAGGAAAGAAGTTTTAGCCAGTGTGGAGCTTGCTCATCTTCCTGTGCTTTTGGAATTGTATCAAATATCATTGGGTCCGTAGTTATAAATCATGCACCAATTGGCTGTGCATCAGATTTCGCTACAGCGCAGAATAACATTAGAAGAGGATCTGCATTGAGGGGAATAGATGTTGGTAATTTTAAAGCTATAAGTACAAATCTTGAAGAAAAAGATACCATATATGGTGGATCAGGTAAATTAAGAGAAGCTGTGCTGCTTGCAAAAGAAAGATTTAATCCAAAGGTAATATTTGTAACTGCATCCTGTGCTTCAGGAATTATCGGGGAAGATTTAGAAAGTTTAACAGATAATTTAAGTAAAGAAACGGGAATTAATGTTGTACCTGTTTATTGTGAAGGATTTAAATCTAAAGTTTGGACAACTGGTTTTGATGCATCTGGGCATGCAATATTAAGAAAGATAGTTAAAAAGTCTGATAAAAAGACTAATTATATAAATATTATTAATTTCCAGGGAGCTCATGTTTTTGATGATTTATTGGGAAAACTTGATTTAAAACCAAGATATTTATTCCCATTTTCAACTATTGAAGAAATTGAGAATATATCAGATGCAGTGGCAACAGCAAATATATGTGAAACTCTAGCTTCATATGTAGCAGCAGCTTTAGAAAGTGAATTTGATGTACCTGAAGTTAGGGCACCTGTTCCAACAGGAATAAAGTGGACTGACGAATGGTTAAGAGAAATAGGGAGAATGACAAATAAGGAAGAAAGAGTTGAAGAAGTAATAAAGGAAGAACATGAGAAAATTAAGCCCAAATTGGACTATCTTAGAACAAAACTAAAGGGAAAGAAAATATATATTATGGCTGGAGATGCAATTGTTCAAAGCTATGTAAGTGTTGCTGATTCCCTAGGACTTGAAGTAATAGGAGCGGTAGCTTTTCACCATGATCAAGCTTATGATAATGATTATCAAGAGCTTAATACAGTAGGGAACATGTTAAAGCATATTGGAGATGTTGAAAATTATTGTGTAACTAATAAGCAGCCTTATCAATTTACAAATATACTAAAGGAATTTAAACCTGATTTTGTACTTGTAAGGCATCCGGGCATTGCAGTAGTAATTAATAAATTAGGCATCCCAGCTTTTCATTTAGCTGATCCAAACATGATAATAGGCTATGATGGAGTAATTGCTTTAGGAGAAAAGGTTTATGAGGCAATAAGAACTCAGAAATATGTTCAGACATTAGCTAAACATTTTGAATCACCATATACGGACTGGTGGTCAAAGCAAGACTCATTTACATTTGCAAAAGGAGGAAAGCAACTTGGGTAACGTAATTGAACAACCAAGATATACCTGTGCAATAGGAGCACAACACACAGTTCTTGCAATAAAAGGAGCAGTGCCGGTTTTACACTGTGGACCTGGCTGCAGTAATAAAGTTTCATTGTATTTAACTACCTCAGCAGGTTATCAAGGGGAAAGTGATTTTGGAGGAACTCACATACCTTGTACAAATTCATCAGAAAAGGATATAGTTTTTGGTGGGGAGAAGAAACTTGATGAAACAATTGATGGTGCATTAAAGGTAATTAAGGGTAATTTATTTGTGGTTTTGACAGGATGTACAGCAGATATAGTTGGAGATGATGTTATATCTATAGCTAGTAAATATCAAAGAGAAGGA
This genomic window from Clostridium pasteurianum DSM 525 = ATCC 6013 contains:
- a CDS encoding nitrogenase component 1 translates to MAINLNLPELDIRDKRLGAIISYKGSAQDIYEKSLDRSIKPQERSFSQCGACSSSCAFGIVSNIIGSVVINHAPIGCASDFATAQNNIRRGSALRGIDVGNFKAISTNLEEKDTIYGGSGKLREAVLLAKERFNPKVIFVTASCASGIIGEDLESLTDNLSKETGINVVPVYCEGFKSKVWTTGFDASGHAILRKIVKKSDKKTNYINIINFQGAHVFDDLLGKLDLKPRYLFPFSTIEEIENISDAVATANICETLASYVAAALESEFDVPEVRAPVPTGIKWTDEWLREIGRMTNKEERVEEVIKEEHEKIKPKLDYLRTKLKGKKIYIMAGDAIVQSYVSVADSLGLEVIGAVAFHHDQAYDNDYQELNTVGNMLKHIGDVENYCVTNKQPYQFTNILKEFKPDFVLVRHPGIAVVINKLGIPAFHLADPNMIIGYDGVIALGEKVYEAIRTQKYVQTLAKHFESPYTDWWSKQDSFTFAKGGKQLG
- a CDS encoding Fe-only nitrogenase accessory AnfO family protein, whose amino-acid sequence is MEIAVFLNDKGKTISFNESGILNIYSNKEGKWEVIGKKSFDITNIEDEDARCEKIKNMAESLGQCKVIIAAEVKDVFYTILDCMDFDIWTIDGVPEEFLEYVFRMEQEEKIEKISRENAPKPVQKGQTSNYYIDLRSVMEGNEKVSSKQVLLPFFQSVKFKELEIYCTHVPRWFEDKFKKLNLRFYAEFISEGLVKIKVYPK